The following proteins are encoded in a genomic region of Zea mays cultivar B73 chromosome 9, Zm-B73-REFERENCE-NAM-5.0, whole genome shotgun sequence:
- the LOC100278877 gene encoding uncharacterized LOC100278877, whose protein sequence is MDGDSKKLRVWFSGVGKGGGGGRQSSAAPPQESAPIGRAEMNSSGEFDAAFAATIAAAAFAIAAREEKLAAQKKSVPIEEVPRALSLVKRAGSTKKPAGGNKISRWFSGKEPLEHDDDGPVSRPLKPAPGKPEGMPADHKVAPKILETSLSVRKGSGSSGKTTDRKGSKKFEQEHVQKAPSIIRPSTSYHSRRNGEDAAGVAAIGGTRSKADEWEKAKLAKVREEYEKMMETIAEWETEKKVKARRHKEQRETVLDRKRAKALEEYNQEMTRISKIAGGARSMAEERKYNDENKIKEKAHKIRSTRKPPRTCACF, encoded by the exons ATGGACGGCGACTCGAAGAAGCTGAG GGTGTGGTTTTCTGGAGTAGGAAAGGGAGGTGGAGGTGGACGCCAGTCTTCAGCGGCACCACCGCAAGAAAGCGCGCCTATTGGAAGAG CGGAAATGAACAGCAGCGGGGAATTTGATGCTGCATTCGCAGCCACAATTGCAGCAGCAGCATTTGCAATTGCTGCCCGTGAAGAGAAGCTTGCAGCTCAGAAGAAGTCTGTCCCCATCGAGGAGGTGCCACGAGCCCTGTCGCTAGTCAAGAGAGCTGGAAGCACCAAAAAACCTGCGGGAGGCAACAAAATCTCAAGATGGTTTAGCGGCAAGGAGCCTCTAGAACACGACGACGACGGTCCAG TGAGCAGGCCACTGAAACCAGCACCTGGAAAGCCCGAGGGTATGCCTGCAGATCACAAGGTGGCACCCAAGATTCTTGAGACTTCTCTGAGTGTGAGGAAGGGTTCAGGGTCCTCCGGCAAGACAACAGACAGGAAAGGGAGCAAGAAGTTTGAGCAAGAACATGTTCAGAAAGCGCCATCGATCATCAGGCCATCTACATCATACCATTCTAGACGGAATGGAGAAGACGCAGCAGGAGTAGCTGCTATTGGCGGCACGAGATCTAAGGCTGATGAGTGGGAGAAGGCAAAGCTTGCAAAAGTTAGAGAGGA GTACGAAAAGATGATGGAGACCATAGCTGAATGGGAAACTGAGAAGAAGGTGAAGGCGAGACGCCATAAAGAACAGAGAGAG ACTGTGCTGGACAGAAAGAGAGCAAAAGCACTAGAAGAATACAACCAGGAGATGACAAGGATCAGCAAGATTGCTGGAGGAGCAAGGTCGATGGCAGAGGAACGAAAATACAACGACGAGAATAAGATCAAAGAGAAGGCGCACAAGATACGATCCACAAGAAAGCCTCCCCGCACATGTGCTTGCTTTTGA
- the LOC103639445 gene encoding protein LTO1 homolog: MDQQAKIDADFLEPTVLLDETHYQEGYRNGYNDGLASGKEEGRQVGLKMGFQVGEELGFFQGCLDVWTSAILIDQNAFTARVRKNIEQLAALVGSYPLSDPENEQIQDVMEKIRLKFRVITASLGVKLEYEGHPKSSKQDAEDL; encoded by the coding sequence atggatCAGCAAGCTAAGATTGATGCTGATTTTCTTGAACCAACTGTACTCTTAGATGAGACACATTACCAGGAGGGGTACAGAAATGGCTATAATGATGGTTTGGCATCTGGAAAGGAAGAGGGGAGGCAGGTTGGTTTAAAGATGGGTTTCCAGGTCGGTGAAGAACTGGGTTTCTTTCAGGGCTGTCTGGATGTGTGGACGTCTGCAATTCTCATTGATCAGAATGCCTTCACAGCTCGGGTCAGGAAGAATATCGAGCAACTGGCTGCACTGGTGGGCAGTTATCCGCTGTCCGATCCGGAGAATGAACAAATTCAAGACGTGATGGAGAAGATAAGGCTGAAATTCAGGGTCATCACTGCAAGCTTAGGGGTGAAGTTAGAGTATGAAGGGCACCCCAAATCATCTAAACAGGATGCTGAGGATCTGTAG